A single region of the Pseudorhodoplanes sp. genome encodes:
- a CDS encoding DUF3768 domain-containing protein — MRSDTETIRHLNDELRRTLLGGLAVITPGVAALGHDAVERLVKTVAVFDDFHHANDPYQEHDFGSFQAEGTTVFFKIDYYDKTLAAGSPNPADPSVTERVITIMLADEY; from the coding sequence ATGCGCTCTGATACCGAGACGATCCGACACTTGAATGATGAACTCCGTCGCACTCTCCTGGGCGGCCTTGCTGTTATAACGCCGGGCGTAGCGGCTTTAGGTCACGATGCCGTTGAAAGACTGGTCAAGACTGTCGCGGTCTTCGATGACTTCCATCATGCCAACGATCCTTACCAAGAACATGACTTCGGATCCTTTCAGGCGGAAGGAACCACTGTCTTCTTCAAGATCGATTATTACGACAAGACCCTGGCAGCCGGATCGCCAAATCCCGCCGACCCCTCCGTAACCGAACGAGTGATCACTATCATGCTGGCCGACGAGTACTAG
- a CDS encoding helix-turn-helix transcriptional regulator, with amino-acid sequence MGRASDETGIIAIVAENVRSARKAAGLSQEGLAHEAEIDRTYVSQVERRERNPTITVLARIAKALGMTPDRLLVDPRAARSKKLK; translated from the coding sequence ATGGGACGGGCATCGGACGAAACCGGGATTATTGCGATTGTCGCGGAAAACGTGCGTTCGGCGCGTAAGGCGGCCGGGCTATCGCAGGAGGGGTTGGCTCACGAGGCCGAAATTGACCGGACATACGTCAGTCAAGTCGAACGACGTGAACGGAATCCCACTATCACTGTCCTTGCACGAATAGCCAAAGCGCTAGGGATGACACCCGACCGCCTGTTGGTAGACCCGCGGGCAGCTAGGTCAAAGAAGCTGAAGTGA
- a CDS encoding DNA methyltransferase — protein MWSDIPPVNSQAHEDTGYDTQKPEALLERIIKSSSNEGDIVADFFCGSGTTPAVAEKLGRRWIACDLGRFSIHTTRKRMIRIQRELHEGGRPYRSFDLYNLGRYERQWWQNESLRGANDEHRAIVLKFFKAEVLTRAPSPLLHARKGTAFVHVDGIDSIFTRTEVKELAQAVASAGGKEVYVLAWDFEMDIRQVAAAVEAETGVKLRLARIPREIMEKNRAEVPPFFEVAVLDAAPVIRKEGAKRKVDIKLENFLPSLSEVPSKELEALQERAVESGFDFIDFWAIDFDWNPNRPFNHHWQDFRTRKDRTLKTVSDAEHIYPKAGTYTACVKVVDVFGCDTSITVEVTV, from the coding sequence GTGTGGTCTGATATCCCGCCGGTGAATTCTCAGGCCCATGAAGATACCGGCTACGATACCCAGAAGCCCGAGGCTCTGCTCGAACGAATTATCAAGAGCTCATCGAACGAAGGCGATATCGTCGCCGACTTCTTCTGTGGGTCCGGCACCACGCCGGCGGTAGCCGAAAAACTTGGTCGCCGCTGGATTGCTTGCGACCTCGGCCGGTTTTCAATCCACACCACACGGAAGAGAATGATCCGAATACAGCGCGAGCTGCATGAGGGCGGCCGGCCGTATCGCTCTTTCGACCTCTACAACCTCGGCCGCTATGAGCGCCAGTGGTGGCAAAACGAATCGCTTCGCGGCGCGAATGATGAGCATCGCGCGATCGTCTTGAAGTTCTTTAAAGCCGAAGTACTGACGAGAGCGCCATCTCCACTGCTCCACGCCCGAAAAGGAACGGCGTTCGTTCACGTTGACGGCATCGACAGCATTTTTACCCGAACCGAGGTGAAAGAGCTGGCGCAAGCCGTAGCGTCTGCGGGCGGCAAGGAAGTATATGTCCTTGCATGGGACTTCGAGATGGATATTCGGCAGGTCGCTGCGGCTGTTGAGGCCGAGACTGGTGTGAAGTTGAGGTTGGCGCGTATCCCTCGCGAGATCATGGAAAAGAACCGGGCCGAGGTGCCGCCGTTCTTTGAAGTTGCTGTGCTTGATGCGGCGCCCGTCATCCGCAAGGAGGGTGCTAAGCGAAAAGTCGACATCAAGCTGGAAAACTTTCTCCCGTCTCTTTCCGAAGTGCCCAGCAAGGAACTCGAAGCGTTACAGGAGCGCGCTGTTGAGAGCGGCTTTGATTTCATCGATTTCTGGGCAATCGACTTCGATTGGAACCCGAACCGTCCTTTTAACCACCACTGGCAGGACTTCCGGACCCGCAAGGATCGCACACTGAAAACGGTAAGCGATGCCGAGCACATTTATCCGAAGGCCGGCACATACACCGCCTGCGTGAAGGTCGTGGATGTCTTTGGTTGCGATACGAGCATTACGGTCGAGGTTACGGTATGA
- a CDS encoding DEAD/DEAH box helicase family protein — MSTTDGAHVINSAALEPLFAPWEEASRHRVRASKPGGPPEIKTYRRPSPIRLVNALRFAVKEWRDLRYPGASDTTRELLSHWFDRPHRATNANGDEFEFRYYFCQREAIETFIYLLEVRGINALSFLLAEFGGPTGETEALGIRPEDDEWARYAFKLATGAGKTKCMSLAIVWSYFHALRESDSPMAKHFVVVAPNLTVFERLKEDFRPEAGGPDIFTADPLIPAEWKGDWNLSVVLQDEAGGATAGGVLYLTNVHRLFDARGESGSDDEVAWAGPKISKAKALETASELRKRIAAHGRIMVLNDEAHHVWDPGSAWNQSIRALHDAMKETGGGGVVSQLDFSATPKDNNGRVFPHVVCDTPLGEAVDAGIVKTPVLGRTKELIEQVHDDAAYRYEAHLRLGYERWKKSQEEWGKSGKKPLLFVMCENTDAADQIAKRLNNDPVFQALNQRTINLHTNLKGKIKTIKQEGKKVEIFVEDEKAISDDDLKAIRRISRELDTNESPYSCIVSVLMLREGWDVRNVTTIVPLRPYSSGANILPEQTLGRGLRRMTPPGQATELVTVIEHPAFASLYEQELEQEGLPLEVIAAEDVPATTVTIFPDQSKDFDKLDILLPVLTAAHEIQPKLEGLMIEHVRERFRPLKVLPLGNKGATELKYEGRHLITNEVVEEMKVNLPLLQNGLTAISFYIRELEAACKVQSAHAVLAPLLQTFLGAILFGEQVSLVDKRLSARLADQDVREHIRAVFIPLIRERTVTTEKRRVAGAAESLRHWKPFQASYSAERPVLKAAHTLFNLVPCNRSLEVALTNFADVSPDVASFAKNAGPQAVRIDYLTADQRLAFYTPDFFVRDTGGKLYLVETKGRQDRDVPRKATAAVAWCKAASRSKTDWEYVFIPQNVMEGLTSNQFADLVRACAPALQNLLSETSSAPELPLFAGKADGDAEVFFGKEALAKLTPRAKKAAEEALEIYRYLEKKTDVTGLAPVFTVLLGSVDEAAKTFILRLLQPNLPPNKFDQQRWFEPDFADVPHRELRHFQNMAASLKRALVFGSVHSAIGLTRSCLDHAVQGAPSIGGVFEVVRKVFSVPNAKDHLKRVSDLNEFRNTYVAHHEKPLTDRALTEKNLREWVGTLGVLKV, encoded by the coding sequence ATGAGCACCACCGATGGCGCGCACGTCATTAACTCGGCTGCGCTGGAGCCGTTGTTTGCGCCTTGGGAAGAGGCTTCCCGCCATCGCGTGCGGGCGTCGAAGCCCGGCGGGCCGCCTGAGATCAAGACCTATCGCCGGCCTTCGCCAATCCGGTTGGTGAACGCGCTACGATTCGCCGTGAAGGAGTGGCGAGATCTCCGCTATCCGGGCGCGAGCGATACGACGCGCGAACTCCTAAGCCATTGGTTCGACCGACCTCATCGGGCCACGAACGCTAACGGCGACGAGTTCGAGTTCCGCTACTACTTTTGCCAACGCGAGGCGATCGAGACCTTTATCTATTTGCTGGAGGTGAGAGGCATCAACGCTCTCTCGTTCCTTCTAGCTGAGTTCGGCGGGCCGACCGGTGAAACGGAAGCCCTTGGCATTCGCCCGGAGGACGATGAGTGGGCGCGTTACGCCTTTAAGCTGGCCACGGGTGCAGGCAAGACCAAGTGCATGAGCCTTGCAATCGTCTGGAGTTATTTCCACGCACTGCGTGAAAGTGACTCCCCGATGGCCAAGCACTTCGTCGTGGTTGCGCCAAATCTCACCGTGTTCGAACGGCTCAAGGAGGATTTCCGCCCAGAAGCGGGCGGCCCGGATATTTTCACGGCGGACCCGCTCATTCCGGCCGAATGGAAGGGCGACTGGAATCTGTCAGTGGTCCTGCAAGATGAGGCTGGCGGGGCGACTGCCGGAGGCGTTCTTTACCTTACAAACGTCCATCGTCTCTTCGACGCTCGCGGCGAGAGCGGATCGGACGATGAGGTCGCTTGGGCAGGACCGAAGATTTCCAAAGCCAAGGCACTTGAAACAGCTTCGGAGCTGCGAAAGCGGATTGCGGCCCACGGCCGGATCATGGTTCTGAACGATGAGGCCCATCACGTTTGGGACCCTGGTTCGGCCTGGAACCAATCGATCCGCGCTCTTCATGACGCGATGAAGGAGACGGGCGGCGGCGGCGTTGTTTCGCAGCTCGATTTCTCTGCAACGCCGAAGGACAACAACGGCCGTGTCTTCCCACACGTCGTTTGCGATACACCTCTCGGAGAGGCGGTCGACGCGGGAATCGTAAAGACGCCGGTTCTCGGCCGTACCAAAGAGCTGATCGAGCAGGTTCACGATGACGCCGCCTATCGGTATGAGGCGCACCTTCGCCTCGGCTATGAACGTTGGAAGAAGAGCCAGGAAGAGTGGGGCAAGTCGGGCAAAAAACCGCTTCTGTTCGTCATGTGCGAGAACACGGACGCGGCTGATCAGATTGCAAAGCGCCTCAACAACGACCCGGTATTTCAGGCTCTGAACCAGAGAACGATCAACCTTCACACCAACCTCAAAGGCAAGATCAAGACGATCAAGCAGGAGGGAAAGAAGGTCGAAATTTTCGTCGAGGACGAGAAGGCGATCTCGGACGACGATTTGAAGGCGATCCGGCGCATCAGCCGGGAGCTCGACACGAACGAGAGCCCTTACAGCTGCATCGTTTCGGTTCTCATGTTGCGTGAAGGCTGGGACGTAAGGAACGTGACCACGATTGTGCCGCTGCGCCCTTACAGCTCGGGAGCAAACATCCTGCCCGAGCAGACATTGGGTCGCGGCCTTCGCCGCATGACGCCTCCCGGGCAGGCAACCGAACTGGTCACGGTCATTGAGCACCCTGCTTTCGCGAGCCTGTACGAGCAAGAGCTGGAGCAGGAAGGATTGCCGCTGGAGGTGATCGCTGCCGAGGACGTGCCGGCGACGACGGTCACGATCTTTCCGGACCAATCCAAGGATTTCGATAAGCTCGACATCCTGTTGCCCGTGCTTACGGCGGCGCATGAGATCCAGCCTAAGCTTGAAGGACTGATGATCGAGCATGTGCGCGAGAGGTTTCGCCCGCTTAAGGTGCTGCCACTCGGAAACAAAGGGGCGACGGAGCTCAAATACGAGGGGCGGCACCTCATTACGAATGAAGTCGTCGAGGAGATGAAGGTCAACTTGCCGCTTCTCCAAAACGGCCTGACAGCTATCTCGTTCTACATTCGGGAGCTTGAAGCAGCCTGTAAGGTGCAGAGCGCACATGCCGTTCTGGCGCCACTTCTCCAAACGTTCCTTGGTGCAATTCTTTTTGGGGAACAGGTGTCATTGGTCGACAAACGGCTATCCGCCCGCCTTGCCGATCAGGATGTGCGCGAGCACATCCGCGCTGTATTTATCCCACTTATCCGCGAGCGGACCGTGACTACCGAGAAGCGGCGCGTTGCGGGCGCAGCCGAGTCCCTTCGCCACTGGAAGCCCTTCCAAGCGTCGTATTCGGCTGAGCGGCCCGTTCTAAAGGCGGCGCACACCCTCTTCAACCTGGTGCCGTGCAATCGCTCTCTTGAAGTAGCGCTTACAAACTTCGCGGATGTGAGCCCGGATGTAGCCTCGTTCGCTAAGAATGCTGGTCCCCAAGCTGTCCGTATTGATTATCTGACAGCCGACCAGAGGCTCGCCTTTTACACCCCGGATTTCTTCGTTCGCGACACCGGTGGAAAGCTCTATCTCGTTGAAACGAAGGGACGCCAAGACCGGGATGTGCCCCGGAAGGCGACGGCGGCGGTGGCATGGTGCAAAGCGGCTTCGCGGTCGAAGACCGACTGGGAGTACGTCTTCATCCCCCAGAACGTCATGGAGGGGCTTACCAGCAACCAGTTTGCCGATTTGGTGAGGGCATGTGCGCCGGCTCTCCAGAACCTGCTTAGCGAGACTAGCAGCGCTCCTGAGTTGCCGCTGTTCGCGGGGAAAGCGGATGGGGATGCCGAAGTGTTCTTCGGCAAGGAAGCGCTGGCCAAGCTCACACCACGCGCCAAGAAGGCCGCCGAGGAAGCACTGGAGATTTACCGTTACCTCGAAAAGAAGACGGATGTCACAGGTCTGGCGCCCGTCTTCACCGTACTGCTTGGGTCGGTTGATGAGGCGGCCAAGACCTTCATCCTTCGCCTGCTGCAACCCAATCTGCCGCCGAACAAGTTCGACCAGCAAAGGTGGTTCGAGCCTGATTTCGCCGATGTCCCTCACCGTGAGCTGCGTCATTTTCAGAACATGGCGGCTTCGCTAAAGCGGGCTCTGGTCTTCGGCTCAGTGCATTCGGCTATCGGCCTGACCCGCTCGTGCCTGGATCACGCGGTTCAGGGAGCACCGTCCATCGGTGGGGTGTTCGAGGTGGTTCGGAAGGTGTTTTCCGTGCCGAACGCCAAAGACCACCTGAAGCGGGTGAGCGACCTCAACGAGTTCCGCAACACTTATGTGGCCCACCACGAGAAGCCTCTGACGGATCGTGCCCTGACCGAGAAGAACTTGCGGGAATGGGTCGGCACGCTAGGCGTGCTGAAGGTCTAA
- a CDS encoding MBL fold metallo-hydrolase produces MSAAEGAFLDRWRIGSVTVTAIADGYVAIDPKLLPKATPEEVAPLLEAAGLPQGPVQASINTFVVDLPDRRILVDAGLGPGLADTAGRMHDNLVGTGIAPESVDVILLTHLHRDHVRGITDSHGQAVFPNAEVILHERDHAFWIDEGEESRAPAFAKQYFPIARAALQPYAGRTTTFSSAGEVLPGIQAIHAPGHTPGHTMYRITSEGESLLIAADIAHLPALQFSRPDWSIALDVDPEQAAKTRIRVLDAAVTSRELVTGMHFTGGRAGRFRKVNQSYLFEPEPVC; encoded by the coding sequence ATGTCCGCCGCAGAGGGGGCGTTTCTGGATCGGTGGCGTATCGGATCTGTCACGGTTACTGCGATCGCGGACGGCTATGTCGCGATCGATCCGAAGCTGCTGCCAAAGGCAACCCCAGAAGAGGTCGCTCCGCTGCTAGAAGCGGCAGGTCTGCCGCAAGGCCCAGTGCAGGCTTCGATTAATACGTTTGTTGTGGATCTTCCCGACCGCCGAATTCTAGTTGACGCAGGCCTTGGTCCCGGTCTTGCCGATACTGCGGGACGCATGCACGACAATTTGGTCGGCACCGGTATTGCGCCGGAATCGGTCGACGTCATTTTGCTGACGCACTTGCACCGCGATCATGTGCGCGGCATTACCGATAGTCATGGCCAGGCAGTTTTTCCGAACGCCGAGGTCATCTTGCATGAAAGAGATCATGCATTCTGGATAGATGAAGGCGAAGAGAGCAGGGCCCCTGCCTTCGCCAAGCAGTATTTTCCGATTGCCCGTGCTGCGCTGCAGCCGTACGCGGGGCGGACGACTACGTTTTCCTCCGCAGGTGAGGTGCTGCCCGGAATTCAAGCAATCCATGCTCCGGGCCATACCCCGGGCCACACCATGTATCGCATTACATCAGAAGGAGAATCGTTGCTGATTGCTGCGGACATCGCCCACCTACCTGCGCTGCAATTTTCACGGCCGGATTGGTCCATCGCACTCGATGTCGATCCTGAGCAAGCGGCAAAAACGCGTATTCGCGTGCTCGATGCTGCAGTTACAAGCCGTGAACTCGTGACTGGTATGCACTTCACCGGCGGACGCGCAGGTCGCTTCCGCAAGGTCAACCAAAGTTATCTTTTCGAACCCGAGCCCGTTTGCTGA
- a CDS encoding enoyl-CoA hydratase/isomerase family protein: MTDAIRLASKDAVATITIDRASDGNQLTIAMLRELAAAFRDAGKSDAKVIALRTTGHEFCLGRDPRGGPPPGPPPNALQMRNNLITPILDVYDAISAAPQPVVCSVQGAAMGFGCALATSCDITIASQAARFCLPELEKNLPPTLAISAMMSRVPQKALIWLVYSMHEIDAQAALRLGLVSYVVPPAQLETQSDKLIDELCTRSRDTLVGVKDYFRVAPTLQGRAASDLAGNLLATVFSSVPRG; the protein is encoded by the coding sequence ATGACGGACGCTATCCGTTTGGCCAGCAAAGATGCTGTGGCCACGATTACCATCGACCGCGCTTCGGACGGCAATCAATTGACTATTGCTATGTTACGCGAACTTGCTGCGGCGTTCAGGGACGCGGGCAAATCCGATGCGAAGGTGATCGCCTTGCGAACGACTGGGCATGAATTCTGTCTTGGTCGCGACCCGCGTGGGGGGCCGCCTCCCGGCCCGCCACCCAATGCTCTGCAAATGCGTAACAACCTGATCACGCCGATCCTTGACGTTTACGATGCGATCTCGGCTGCACCGCAGCCTGTAGTTTGTTCGGTGCAAGGAGCCGCCATGGGATTTGGCTGTGCGCTTGCAACGTCATGCGATATCACGATCGCATCGCAGGCCGCCCGCTTCTGCTTGCCGGAACTGGAAAAGAATCTGCCGCCGACACTCGCCATTTCCGCGATGATGTCGCGCGTGCCGCAAAAGGCGCTGATATGGCTCGTTTATTCTATGCATGAAATCGATGCGCAGGCCGCATTGCGGCTTGGTCTCGTCAGCTATGTTGTTCCCCCGGCGCAGCTCGAAACGCAATCCGATAAGCTTATCGACGAGCTCTGCACCCGTTCGCGCGATACGTTGGTGGGCGTGAAGGACTATTTTCGTGTCGCTCCGACGTTGCAAGGTCGGGCGGCGTCTGATCTTGCCGGAAACCTGCTCGCGACTGTTTTTTCTTCAGTGCCGCGGGGATAG
- a CDS encoding CoA transferase — MKNVQFCGPLSQLRVLDFTQFLSGPYATQILGDLGADVIKIEAVDGDMTRRLPPYFVGSESAYYLSINRNKRSLAIDLKSKTGRELARELALNCDVVVENFRPRVLEKLGLSYADIAAAKPEIIWCSISGFGQDGPYRDRPAYDMIVQAMSGGMSITGEKDGHPVRSGIPIGDISAGMYGVIGVLAALAEKNRTGKGKLIDVSMLDCQIAMLSYQAAYYLASGDVPARQGSGHDSIPTYRSFTCGDGMDIAITANTERMWINLCGVLGHPELPADKRFVTNERRYANRDALWNILEPAFLTKSASEWVEALIAAEVPAAIVNTLDRSLNDPQVLHRKMVLAMQGPKGEKLRVAGNPLKFIGEGDPAYRYPPQLGADTSAVLKSVLGLEQERIDALANDGAFGAKKQPTKEAAKQRVPS, encoded by the coding sequence ATGAAAAACGTTCAGTTTTGCGGTCCCTTGTCGCAATTGCGCGTGCTTGATTTCACGCAGTTCCTGTCCGGACCGTATGCAACACAGATTCTTGGTGATCTCGGCGCCGATGTGATCAAGATTGAGGCCGTCGATGGCGACATGACGCGCCGGCTTCCCCCCTATTTTGTGGGAAGCGAGAGCGCCTACTACCTTTCCATAAATCGCAACAAGCGGAGTCTTGCGATCGATCTCAAGTCGAAGACGGGTCGAGAACTGGCGCGGGAATTGGCCTTGAATTGCGACGTCGTGGTGGAGAATTTTCGCCCTCGTGTACTCGAGAAACTCGGACTTTCCTATGCCGACATTGCAGCCGCAAAGCCTGAGATCATCTGGTGTAGCATCTCCGGATTCGGACAGGATGGTCCATACCGCGATCGCCCCGCATACGACATGATCGTACAGGCGATGTCGGGCGGGATGTCGATTACCGGTGAGAAGGATGGCCATCCGGTGCGCTCTGGAATTCCGATCGGAGATATCTCCGCCGGGATGTATGGCGTAATCGGCGTCCTCGCGGCGCTGGCAGAAAAGAACCGCACAGGAAAGGGGAAGCTGATCGACGTCAGCATGCTCGATTGCCAGATCGCGATGCTATCCTATCAGGCCGCGTATTATCTCGCTTCCGGCGATGTGCCGGCGCGGCAGGGAAGCGGCCACGATTCGATCCCGACCTATCGTTCATTCACCTGTGGGGATGGCATGGATATCGCGATCACTGCGAACACGGAACGAATGTGGATCAATCTTTGCGGCGTGCTCGGGCACCCGGAACTGCCCGCCGACAAACGTTTCGTTACAAACGAGCGGCGCTACGCAAATCGCGATGCGCTGTGGAATATTCTGGAGCCGGCATTTCTGACCAAGTCGGCGTCGGAATGGGTAGAGGCGCTCATTGCGGCGGAAGTGCCTGCCGCGATCGTGAACACGCTGGATCGCAGCCTCAACGATCCGCAGGTTCTTCATCGCAAGATGGTGCTCGCGATGCAGGGGCCTAAAGGCGAAAAGCTGCGCGTTGCCGGGAACCCGCTTAAATTCATAGGCGAGGGAGACCCTGCGTATAGATATCCTCCGCAGCTTGGCGCGGATACATCCGCGGTCCTCAAATCTGTGCTCGGTCTAGAGCAGGAACGGATCGATGCGTTGGCCAACGACGGCGCATTCGGCGCTAAGAAACAGCCGACGAAAGAAGCCGCCAAGCAACGGGTGCCCTCATGA
- a CDS encoding IclR family transcriptional regulator gives MTKRQPGESLGTVQRVVEVLRFFAERGEANLKELSLALSLAPSTCHRLLDLLGRDGLIEQDSTHRRYRVGTEMFRISALIQSRDDIRSIARPLLRQLVDACDETCVLSVYLPSEGKIFFAERVDSSRALRYQVTMNVPMSVLWGASGRAILAFLDNETVDRIYKSEGRAPGSGEALPSRRALDRDIATIRERGYDVTHGQKIQGAVGISAPVFGVDGKVVGSICVTTPESRIKAKDYPSLGALVRSTATRLSQSIGSPRMEKSA, from the coding sequence ATGACCAAACGGCAGCCAGGAGAATCGCTTGGAACGGTGCAGCGGGTTGTGGAGGTGCTGCGATTTTTTGCCGAGCGGGGCGAAGCCAACCTGAAGGAGCTGTCGCTTGCGCTGTCGCTTGCGCCGAGCACTTGTCATCGGCTTCTTGATCTTTTGGGACGTGACGGGCTTATAGAACAGGATAGCACGCATAGACGCTACCGCGTTGGAACAGAGATGTTCCGTATTTCCGCATTGATCCAGTCGCGAGACGACATTCGCAGTATTGCCAGACCGCTGCTTCGCCAATTGGTCGATGCCTGTGACGAAACCTGTGTCCTCAGTGTCTATTTGCCGAGCGAGGGCAAGATCTTTTTTGCCGAGCGCGTGGATTCTAGTCGTGCCCTTCGTTATCAGGTTACAATGAACGTGCCGATGTCGGTACTATGGGGCGCTAGTGGACGTGCGATCCTTGCGTTCCTCGATAACGAGACCGTTGATCGTATTTACAAATCGGAAGGTCGAGCGCCCGGCTCAGGGGAAGCGTTGCCTTCCCGGCGCGCTCTGGACCGAGATATCGCTACCATTCGGGAGCGCGGTTACGACGTAACGCACGGACAGAAAATTCAGGGTGCGGTCGGTATTAGTGCGCCGGTGTTCGGCGTTGATGGCAAGGTGGTGGGGAGCATATGCGTCACCACGCCAGAGAGCAGGATAAAGGCGAAAGACTATCCGAGTCTTGGCGCGTTGGTGCGTTCCACGGCCACGCGACTGTCGCAGTCCATCGGTTCGCCGCGCATGGAAAAATCTGCATAA